Within Meles meles chromosome 19, mMelMel3.1 paternal haplotype, whole genome shotgun sequence, the genomic segment ACCCCGGGAACTCCAGGTGGGCGGGGCTTAAAGTGAAAGCTCTCAAGTACGTTGGCCTCTCCTGTACCCTGTGCTGGGTGCTCCATACGGTGGGAAGTgtgttttttactatttttgcGACTGGTCAATGGAGcaacaaaaatattacaaagaaaagaGATTTCAGATATTGTCCTGCTTGGTGGCATAGCGCCAAGATCGCAAGCTCAGTGTATGCCGCAGTGACATCTTTCCACGACAGTTTGTGTTTGGGACTCATGACCTTGGCCAGCAGCTCCATGGTTTTCGTCCTCTACAGGCACAAGCAGAGGGTCCAACACATCCATAGGAACAGTCTCTCCCCCAGACCCTCCCCTGAGACCAGAGCCACCCGAAGCATCGTTGTTTTGGTGACCACCTTTGTATTATTTTATGCCCTCTCCTCCGTCATTTACGTTTACTTGGGTTTCTTTAGTGATTCCAGTAGGTGGCTGATCAATGCCGCTGTCCTAATCACTGATTGTTTTCCAACCGTTAGTCCTTTTGTTCTCATGAGCCATGACCCCAGCATACGCCGGCTCCGCTGTGTCTGCTGTGGGAGAAATACATAATTCCCTCATCTCGTCGGAGAAGTATGAATTGTCCTCCACCTGTTCAGTCATGGATGTGCTCAAACCTGAAAGCATGTTTAGAACAATTATGAGCCAGTTTCCCTGCAGAGAGAGGGGTGAGCAAGACAGAGTGACACTGGCCTAATATGAAATAGTAAATAACGATAGCGTGGTACATGAACTCTTCTGTAATTAACATTGTGTACTTAgatagttgtattttcattaacAGTTACACTGGAGAAGTTAAGATTCCATAGAACAGTCCTAAAATAATATGAAGACACTGGAAATGCCTTTGACTGTAACTTTCAAATTGAGATACATTAAAATGTCCTAAGATGTACCTGAGCTTGGAATTGTGAAGACAGTTGGATAAGAGGGAATAGCATGTGGGCAGTCTTTTCGGAAACTAGGGATGGGAGCCATGGTTCTGATTTGTGATGCAAATGGCCTGGGGTGAAGCTGGAGGGAAAAATcaagttttacttatttctggCTTTGGAGGCTGTGTTGCGAATATTGTGCTTTATAGCCTAAGAGAAATTGGGGACATTTGAAATATGCTAACGCTAATGGAGAAAGACgagcatattaaaatattttcaagtcaacattttaaaagtaaactgCAGGGTGCAAAGAGGAACTTAGGAAGATATGTCCACTGAATTTTATAAAGGATGCAGGTGGGGGGCGGCCAGTACACAGATCGGGTGTGTAGGAAAAGACtgaatggggggtgcctgggtggttcagtgggttaaaacttctgcctttggctcaggtcatgatcccagagtcctgggatcaagccctgcatcagactctttgctcagcagggagcctgttccgccccccccccccccgccccacctacttgtgatctctgtctgtcaaataaataaaatctttaaaaaaaaaaaaagactgaatggaCTCTGGGAATGTTTAGAAGGTGGATTGTCCTGTGTTAAATCTTGATGACAGTTGGCTCTGTTGGCGAAAAGATGTTTCAAGATGgacttgtggggcgcctgggtggctcagcgggttaaggcctctgccttcggctcaggtcgtgatcccggggtgctgggatcgagccccgcatcgggctctctgcttagctgggagcctgcttcctcctctctctctgcctgcctctctgcctacttgtgatctctatctgtcaaataaataaatctttaaaaaaaaaaaaagatggacttgTGCTTTTCCAACTTGAGGATACAAGACGTTACAGAGGAGAATTTCATCAAGCTTGGGGCAGTAGATGAGTAGCAATTTGAAGCCGGAAGGTGAATATATTTTGCTTAACAAGGGGTCTTATCGTTTTTGAAATCTCCACTGGAGCAAAATAGACAcctttgaaaggaaaaagaaaggacattaACTCAGACATAGAAATACTTTAGGGGCATCGACTGGCTCACtgagtagagcatgtgactcttaatcttgggatcatgagttcaagccccacattggtaggggctatttaagtaatttctacttAGTATTTAAGTACTACTTATTATTTAAGcaagtagagattacttaaaaaataaaatctttaaaaaaatattttaatatggggtgcctgggtggctcagtcaattaagcatctaccttccgcATAAGTCCTAaacaagccccaaatcaggctcctagggagcctgtttctccctctccctcagcctgctgctctccctgcttgtatcaaataaataagtaaaatctttgaaaaaaattataatataatcctctcttatttgcaaatttttaaaagtaaacattttattttggaataacttTAGATTTGCAGAGAACTTGTAAAGATTACACTGAGTTCCAAAATATCTATCACCCAGTACCCCAAATGTTACCATCTTAACTTTACCATAGTTCATTTGTCAAAACCAAGGAACCAACAGTGTTGTGCTACTACTAGCTAAACTCCAGACGTTCTTTACACTTCAGTTGTTTTAACAGCATCATTTTTCTCtatcaggatccagtccaggacCATGTAGTCATCCCGTCTCCCCCAGGCTCTTCTGCTCTGTGACATTTTCTCAGATCTTCCGTGTTGATCGTGATGGGCTTGAGGAGCACTGCTCCTGTAGGTTTTAGAATGCCTCTAAAGTTGAATTTGTTTGAAGTGTTTCTCATGGATAAATTGGGTTTATGGGTTTTTCAGACGAGTATCACATCTCATCACAGCATCTGGCCTGAGAGGTTCATGCAATTAACATGAGTCATCTTGGATGGTGTTAATCTCGATCAGTTAGTTAAGCCATGTTTACCAGGCTTCTCCACTGTAAAATTTCTCTGCATGCCTTTCCAGACTCTGTTCTTTGGGAGACTGTAAGTGCAGCCCACGGTAGTGTGGGGGGAGCCAGGAGGGGTGCttgagggcgggggtggggtgttgAGTTAGGCGCCACCTCCTGGAGGGCTAAGGAACCCCATATGTCATTTGTCCTTCTGTATGGAAGCTGTGTCACTTCTCCCTCCTTTATGTGTTTCTTCAACTCCTTTATACTTCTTTTATACGTTGTGCTATAATTCAATACTATGTAAtgtattttgttgcttaaattgttccagctttggtcACTGGGAGCCATGGTATAATAAAATacgtacatatgtgtatatacacatatatgcaggTACATCTGGTCTTTGTCTCAGGTTCCGGGCTCAGAGCTCCAAAACCTTTGAGATTTTCTGAGTATTGGGAGCGTCTGTATTATACTAAGGAGGCAActgtgggcgggggtggggaaccTCTGGTTCCCCACATAGCCTCAGGACGGTGGACTGAACAACTCTGAAAGACCAGCTACATGGTTGGACTGAAACACTCAGCTGCCCAACCTCTGGGGAGCGGAAGGAGGCTGACTGGCTTGAGTTCCGGCAGAAGGCCATGATTTAACCAACCATGCCTTCGTAATGAGACGTTAATTTAAACCTCTGGAGAAGCTCCAGGGAGTTTCTCGGTGGGGAGCAGAAGCTACTCTGTGGGCAACTGTCTCAGATCTCGCTCTGTGGATGCCTTCCTGTGGCTCCTTATTGTTgtcctttataataaaatgatGTCAAATGACAAAACTAAAACCATTTAGTAACAAGTTTGCTGTCTTTTATTCAAAGGAAGACCACCTTTGATCTCGGGAGGACAGAGCCTCCTCACAAAGGGGCGCTCTTCCTGAGGAGTTTGGGGTGAGAGCACGCTTTGGAAGTGGCCGTCCAGACACCAGGCGTGATTGAGGAGGAGGTCAGGGACTTCCTCACGAAGCCGGCAGGCGCTGTTTTCCCCGGTGGGGTCAGCTAGAGTGGGCGGATTGTCATTGGTGTGTGTTCGGTTTCCTTGCCTGTGTTCCACGTAAGGGCAGGCTGGCTTAGGTGTATCTGTGATGTGCGTTGGGCAGCTGGGTGGCCTCTGTTTTATGGGTCCTGATACACAAATTAACTTTATCAAGGATCACCAGGCATATAGCacttcctgagttctgtgagtcttCCCAGCCAATCTCCAGCCCAGGGGGAGTGTGGGAATCCTTGCATTTGTAGCTGGCCGCCAGAAGCCCCAGTCTGGGAATACCTCCCTAGCAGGCGGTGACTTGGGACAGAGGTTGGTCTTGAGAAGGACCTTGCATTTAAGTTGTGGGGTCTGTACTAGTGGAGAATGTCAGAATTACGTGGAATTGCAGGACACCCGGTTGGTATCAGAGCACTGTTGACAGGGTGCCGAACAAGAGCTCTTTCAGGTTTCAGGTTTGGCTACTGTGTCTCTTTGATAtgtcttcagtttatttttttttctttaatcttatttatttatgtgagagagagttTGCACAGAAGCAcacgggtggggggagggcagagacactgggagaaacagactccccgttgagcagggagctgacttggggctcaatcccaggaccctgagatcatgacccgagctgaaggcagacccttaatcgCACTTAACCAGCagaccacccaggcagcccccagttttcttgctttttgagcacttccttactCTTATGTTTTGTTACTGCAAGATGCTCCAGGCCCCTCTTGTATCTTCCCGCCGTCTCCCCAAGGAGCCTTTGGTTAGAGAACAGCGTTAGATACAAGACCGTGGGTGCTGGGTGAGTGCTGGGCCTTCTCCTTGCTCCTGGCATTTCATTGCTGTTAGGCCCTCTGAGCAGACCGACCTGTGAAGTCTCTGTCGTCACACACATGTGTAGTTTTCTCTTTATCTATCTGTCTACTTGCGTCTCTACAGCTAAACATATGTTCAcatgtccctgaccctgacccagTACTTCAGGTTTGTTTTaacctcccccctgcccccctgctTTTCTGTATCTATCTGCATTCATCGCGTGTTATGACATGACATGCCTTTGAAGAGTTTTGCGCCCTCCACACTCCCATGCTGTCTGCACACCACCTGACCCTGGTCCCTTAGTCCTCATTTGAATCCCGCTCTATAGACGCCCCTGCGACGTGCCAAGTCGGCCCCAGGTGATGCTCATGGCACTTTAAAATAGTGCACGTGGTAAGTATCATCTTCGTGGGTTGTTGCAGGGATGGACGGAGTGGACAAGGTGGAAgtgcccctctccccccatctTCAGGCATCCAAGGTGAGGAGATGCCTGTATTCTTACACATATGACCACATTATTGAATTGACCTTGAATGAGATTATTGACCTTGAATGAGATCACGTACATGGGACTGGGAACGTGAGCGTCAGGGCGAAGGTGTGTAAATGTGAGTGTGTGCTTGTATTTGATGAATGTGTGCATGCGTATAAGTTCGCAGTGGAGTGTGAGTATGTGTGGGGGGGTATACCGCTGTGCATTTGCGTGTATGTTGTACATATGCGTGGGTGTTTGCGCCTGTGTGTAacatttgtgtatttgtgtgtctGGGAACTGAGGGTGTCCAGCACTATGACTCTAATCTCTGACTTGGGTCCAGGGAGTATTCGATAGTGGGCGGGGACCAAACTGTGGGTTTGTGTGTGGGGAAGACAAAGGATTAATGTGAAATCATGTGTCTTAATTGATTATAAAAGCAATCAGAGCTGATTACTGAAAACTCAGCAAAAATGCGGCTATGGAACGATGTGGTAACCACCCTAAGCTATTTAAATGAGTACTGGGTCACATGAAAGTTAAAGGAATGACAGGATCTGCCCTTTTAACCATCAgatcttggggcatctgggtggctcagtcggttaagcatccgccttccgctcaggtcatgatcccagggtcctgggatctagtctcctgtcgggctctctgctctgtctgcttctccctctgcctctctctctctcataaataaataaataaaatcttaaaaaaaaatggtcatcTGATCCTGGTGCTTTCATTTGTGAGGGTCTCATAAACTTCTCCCCTTTGGTAGATACTActctgtttagattttctgttaCCATTAGAGAGATCAATATTGGTAAAGCATATTTTTCCTAACAAATTTCCATATCATCTCACTGACTTGTGCAAATAAGTCCAATGATTCCTAATGTAAATTATCATCGCATGTTCTCTTTGATTATAACTCTGCAAATCCTTTTCTGGCACTTTGTCTGATTTCATTTCTATGCTTATAACTTAAATGATAGGGCTTCCCAGTGGTCTGAATATTAGAAGGAACTCTACTTTGGGTAGAATtcctcagcagagcagagaacccggtgAAATTCAGGTGTTTCACTGACAgtcccttccgctcaggtcagcatttcctgcccttcccctgaACACTGTCTACCTCCAGGGCTTATGGAAAAGAGAAAGTCCCTCCCAAACACTTGAGAGATGCTAACTTGGAATTTATAATTCTTCTTTGGCAAGTAGCAATTGGGGAAAAAATAGTTTTCCAACCAAATTCTCAGGTCCCCAAGTCTGACCTCTCTCCGCCGCTACAGGTGAAATGATTTTTGCagttcagaggggaggggagctcaCTGAAGCACGGACTCCTGTCTTGGGATCTGGCTGCCCCCCTCTCCGACTGGCTGCCATGACCTTCACGCAGAGCCCACTGTCCTGGCACCAGGAGGGAGTCAGTGCgtattttctatttcaatttAATAGGCAGAGTCTGTATTGAAAAGAGGTTCTTTTTGGTCATGCGGTTGTATTTTTCACCGGACCTTTACCTTGTTATAGGATGTGAAGAgtaaatcaatttcttttttttttaaagatatttatttatttatttatttgacagagagacacagcaagagagggaacacaagtcgggggagtgggagagggagaagcaggcttcccgccaagcagggagcccgatggagggctccatcccaggaccctgggatcatgacctgagccaaaggcagatgcttagggactgagccacccaggcgccccagtaaatcaATTTCTTACCTATATGGTGGTAATAATCAAGTTCTCAAACCCCAAGTAGGAATGATGCCATCCCCAATATTTTCTTGCTTATTAACTTTCACAAATACTTTGgtctatttttgaatttttatctctACTGATCAGTCTTATTCAAGAAATAACATGTTTCACAGAGCTAGTTAGCCttagttttcctcttttttctttacttttcagaaCACtgaacatgagatctaccctcttaaaggatttttaagtgcacagtacGTTGGTGAccatatatacaattttatacagATCTCTGAAACTTATTCATCTTGCTTAACTAAAACTTTATCCCCATTTTTGGGAGGGCAcgtgctgcatggagcactgggtgtgatgccaaaacaatgaacactgttatgctgtaaataaacaaataaacaaaaaaaaaagaaagaatacatctgatgaaacaaacaaacaaaaactttatccccatttttttcctttttcagacttTTCTTGCCCATCCTTCTTTGCATTTTCATCTGTAGGATTTTTTTGCAACAACATGCCTAGCTCCAATGAGTAACTGATGGTATCTGTATCAGGATCAGACTGAATTTACATAGCTTAGGGATTGATGTTTGATAATATGGAATTTTCCTACCCAAGGACAGTGATGTGATTTTTACATTTGTTGATGTCTGCTTTCATATCTTTCAGAAATTTTATATGGTTTCTCATACACATTTGATACATTTTATTGGATTTATTctcagatgttttatttattttgttgtattaGAGTTTAAAATATTGGTTTTTTTGACTCTTTTGTAATTGCATCCCCAATCCCCAACTGTAACTTGcaattgtgattttcttttttacatttgctGGCATTTGTTTTGTATAATTTGAAGCCACACCATGGGTTCAAATTGATTTGTAATATATTATCATTGAATTGCCCCATTCATTGGGATAATTAACTGCTATCCCCTACCTAAAAAAAGAGCTGCTAGGTGGAGGAAAGTCAAGGTGGAAATGAAGTGGAGGTGAAAAGAAAGCAGTGTCCTAACCCACCCCTCCATAAAACAAACTCCATCTGGATAAGGAGAATACAtgagattaatttttatttcatcacaTGATATGGAAATTATGAACCAAAGATAAGATatccaaaaatgtttatttttcttacataaaatTATTACACTTATATGATTAAAGACTGCATGATCCcagtataaaatacaaataggaaactatataaaaatatataaaaaatgactACATTAGTTTTAATATCCTCTCATAAATAGGACAACTTgaaatctataaaatgaagaaaacaaaattaagcatATAATATGAGCCGGCTGTAAGAATAAATACATATGGTCAATAACATTAATAAAGCTTGACTCaggttttatataaaataactgaaaaggaaacagaaatgaccTGGTGACTTCACCATGATCTCCTCAAACTGAACAATACAGTCATCTCTCCCCAGGGAATGGTACCCTAGGCCTGTGGCCTCAGTCCAGGATCAAAGGGGAGGCTATAAGTATGCTGCCTTCACTACACGTTAAAATACGCAATACATATGGATTACACCCTGATATTTGTTCTCTTTATAAAATAACGCTGGGCTGTCCCAAGATACTCGAAATACACGAAAACGCCTAACATGAAATTTAAGCCTCTATCTCCCCATTCTGAGTCCATGTTTGGAAGACCTTTCCTCGGACCACCCCAGCTTCTATCCCTCGGGGACACACTGTGTCTCAAACAAGCCCTGCAGCCCGGGCTTGTCCTCCGGCCCCCGCGGGAGTCCCCCCGGGCTCGGCTGCGGGCCCTGCACGAGCCAGCTCTCTGCAGGGAAGACGTAGGCCGCCTGGTGGGCCATGGTGTAGACTGTCTGCAAGGCCTTGCACAGAGGCCCCCAGAGCTCCCCGAGCCGCGAGCGGTGCTCCCAGGTCAGCGGGGAGTGCTCCCGCTGCTCGCACGCCTGGGCAACGTCCTGATGGATGGCCTCAGTCAGGGCGCGCAGGGCGGTCACCAGCCTCTTGCGCAGGGGAGGCGGCCGGTCTCCCTGGGACCTGTATCTGCGGCGCCCGGTGCGCCCCGCGCCTCGCGTCTCCTGGGGCGGGCACCAGCGGTCTCCTCGCTCTCGCCGCCGCGATCCCCGTCGGGCGTCCTCCGTGTCCTTCTTCCCGGAGTGACACTGCGCTCGTCTGCGAGAGAGACCCCTGCAGAGGAAGCACGCGGGTGAACGACCAGCCAAACCACCCAGGGAGCCCCCCGCCATTCCCTCGGGTGAAATCTCCGTCTCCTGCTCCGTCCCGCCCCGTCCCTTGGTGTGATGAGGCAACGCGTGCCCATCCAGGGTCCCCAGATGCCCCCTGATTCCAGAGTCTCCTAACTCTCTTGGGCAATTCAACAGCCCCTTCTGTGCCCACGCCCTGCACGTGTGACCCGCTTTTCTGTTGGCACCCCTCCGGGCCCAGAGCAAGAGCCTACCTGATCCCGCACAGGTGCCGTCGCTGGAACCGATTTTCCTCTTCCTGGAGCCCTCCCGGCTGGAGCAGCCTTCCGATTCTGGGGACAGAGAGTCTTGTGACTGCTCCGGCAGGACACCTCACCCCCGGGCCATCCTGGACACACAGGACCAAAGCTGGCAACCAGAACTAGTTCCCAGCTGTTCCTCGAGTCTGGGATCTGCAAGGGGGCCGCAGAGTTCCCAGTCCCCTGACCAGGAGACTGAGCTACCCCACgtcctgtccctcctccccaggaAAATCAGCTCCTACCCGGTCCAGAGATGCCGCTGTCATTTTTGAGCTCAGCTTCCTGGGCATGCTCCTCATCAGTCCGCGGCTCTGACCCTAGCGGAAAAGGGAGTTTAGGTGAGTGGCCTCCCCCGACGCCCGCACAACTTCACAGTCCAGCCCTGCATCGACCTTGTGGACGGTCTTCTCGAC encodes:
- the LOC123930569 gene encoding vomeronasal type-1 receptor 2: MPAFVVFDPSIFRIVVRILGNFSLLYHCTSLYFRGCKPRATDWILGHLTAANCLVILSRGVPETMAALALKHSATYHECHLLLYVHRVARGMSICSACLLGVCQAVTIHPGNSRWAGLKVKALKYVGLSCTLCWVLHTVGSVFFTIFATGQWSNKNITKKRDFRYCPAWWHSAKIASSVYAAVTSFHDSLCLGLMTLASSSMVFVLYRHKQRVQHIHRNSLSPRPSPETRATRSIVVLVTTFVLFYALSSVIYVYLGFFSDSSRWLINAAVLITDCFPTVSPFVLMSHDPSIRRLRCVCCGRNT